A single genomic interval of Zingiber officinale cultivar Zhangliang unplaced genomic scaffold, Zo_v1.1 ctg150, whole genome shotgun sequence harbors:
- the LOC122036386 gene encoding F-box protein SKIP8-like, whose product MDAVDPFSLRSCLIAAGATALCCLCAAWVLRLRTGWREKQQQQQQPLCGCGGSGGEQHMEVGEKVAEAEDRQAGGSMIEQLVPEITIHSLSYLDYASLCRFSMTNSVMRKAANDDGTWKVLYHKDFNVEQEIVTPTNGWKAYYAVTKAIMDVNARFFNIIREGSLQAMSCLWLNANYVKCIHEPGGIFTGYDAVMDRWALIFGWRIPGDEPGDEQGIDVQIKNVSTTRILEDEAWVTMDAYMDGIFGSFRVTNGYEFHNGQWFIVHHSSFIIRDQ is encoded by the exons ATGGACGCGGTCGACCCCTTCTCCCTCCGCTCGTGTTTGATCGCCGCCGGAGCCACTGCTCTGTGCTGCCTCTGCGCCGCTTGGGTGCTCCGGTTGCGCACCGGGTGGAGGgagaagcagcagcagcagcagcagccgcTCTGTGGGTGCGGCGGAAGTGGAGGCGAGCAGCACATGGAGGTGGGCGAAAAAGTTGCGGAGGCGGAGGATCGGCAGGCAGGCGGGTCGATGATAGAGCAGCTGGTGCCGGAGATCACCATACACTCGCTCAGCTACCTCGACTATGCCAGTCTTTGCCGGTTCTCTATGACAAACTCCGTGATGAGGAAGGCTGCCAACGACGATGGCACCTGGAAGGTCCTCTATCACAAG GACTTCAATGTTGAACAAGAGATCGTTACCCCGACAAATGGATGGAAGGCTTACTATGCTGTCACAAAAGCTATTATGGATGTGAATGCAAGATTCTTCAATATAATTAGAGAGGGCTCGCTTCAGGCAATGAGTTGTCTATGGTTGAATGCGAACTACGTAAAATGCATACACGAGCCTGGAGGAATATTCACAGG GTATGACGCGGTAATGGATAGATGGGCATTGATATTCGGCTGGCGGATTCCAGGTGATGAACCAGGTGATGAACAAGGGATTGATGTCCAAATAAAGAATGTCAGTACTACTCGTATTCTCGAAGATGAGGCTTGGGTCACCATGGATGCTTACATGGATGGGATCTTTGGGTCGTTCCGCGTCACCAATGGGTATGAGTTCCACAACGGCCAGTGGTTCATTGTTCATCATTCATCATTCATCATCAGAGATCAATAA
- the LOC122036385 gene encoding F-box protein SKIP8-like: protein MDAADPFSLRSCLIAAGSTALCCLCAAWVLRWRAGWREKKKQQQQPQLCGCGGSVGEGHMEVGEKVAEDRQAGGSMIEQLAPEITTDALSFLDYASLCRLSMTNSVMRKAANDDGAWKVLYHKDFNVEQETVTPTNGWKAYYAVTKAIMDVNARFYNIIREGSLQAMSYLWLNADYVKCIHESGGIFTGYDAVIDRWALIFSWGVPGNDGHGIDTQIQNVRVRILEGAAWVTMDAYIDVDFGLFRVTNVYEFHDGQWFIVHHHSSVMMQEDPHNIFG, encoded by the exons ATGGACGCGGCCGACCCCTTCTCCCTCCGCTCGTGTTTGATCGCCGCCGGATCCACCGCTCTGTGCTGCCTCTGCGCCGCTTGGGTGCTCCGGTGGCGCGCCGGGTGGAGGGAGAAGAAGAAACAGCAGCAACAGCCGCAGCTCTGCGGGTGCGGCGGAAGTGTAGGAGAGGGGCACATGGAGGTGGGCGAAAAGGTCGCGGAGGATCGGCAGGCCGGCGGGTCGATGATAGAGCAGCTGGCGCCGGAGATCACCACGGACGCGCTCAGCTTCCTCGACTATGCCAGCCTTTGCCGGCTCTCAATGACGAACTCCGTGATGAGGAAGGCTGCCAACGACGATGGCGCCTGGAAGGTCCTCTATCACAAG GACTTCAATGTAGAACAGGAGACCGTTACCCCGACAAATGGATGGAAGGCTTACTATGCTGTCACAAAAGCTATTATGGATGTGAATGCGAGATTCTACAATATAATCAGAGAGGGCTCGCTTCAGGCAATGAGTTATCTATGGCTGAATGCCGACTATGTAAAATGCATACATGAATCTGGTGGAATATTCACAGG GTACGACGCGGTAATAGATAGATGGGCATTGATATTCAGCTGGGGGGTTCCAGGCAATGATGGACATGGGATTGATACCCAAATACAGAATGTGAGAGTTCGTATTCTTGAAGGCGCGGCATGGGTCACCATGGACGCTTACATTGATGTGGACTTTGGGCTGTTCCGCGTCACCAATGTGTATGAGTTCCATGACGGCCAGTGGTTCATCGTCCATCATCATAGCTCGGTAATGATGCAAGAAGATCCACATAACATATTTGGCTGA
- the LOC122036401 gene encoding F-box protein SKIP8-like: MDAADPFSLRSCLIAAGATSLCCLCAAWVLRLRAGWKEKQRMEVGEKVAEAGGSMIEQLAPDITTHALSYLDYASLCRFSMTNSVMRKAANDDVAWKALYYKDFNVEQEIVTPTNGWKACYAVTKAIMDVNARFYNITRVGSLQEMSCLWLNANHVKCIFEPGGVFTGYDAVMDRWDLIINWGSLDGVRRPIDVRIKNVRARILEDEAWVTLDTYTNWNFVTFRETNVYEFHNGQRFIVHHSSIISSQ; encoded by the exons ATGGACGCGGCCGACCCCTTCTCCCTCCGCTCGTGTTTAATCGCCGCCGGAGCCACCTCTCTGTGCTGCCTCTGCGCCGCTTGGGTGCTCCGGTTGCGCGCTGGGTGGAAGGAGAAGCAGCGCATGGAGGTGGGCGAAAAGGTTGCGGAGGCAGGCGGGTCGATGATTGAGCAGCTGGCGCCGGATATCACCACGCACGCGCTCAGCTACCTCGACTATGCCAGTCTTTGCCGGTTCTCTATGACAAACTCCGTGATGAGGAAGGCTGCCAACGACGATGTCGCCTGGAAGGCCCTCTATTACAAG GACTTCAATGTTGAACAAGAAATCGTTACTCCGACAAATGGATGGAAGGCTTGCTATGCTGTCACAAAAGCTATTATGGATGTGAATGCAAGATTCTACAATATAACCAGAGTGGGCTCGCTTCAGGAAATGAGTTGTCTATGGTTGAATGCGAACCATGTAAAATGCATATTTGAGCCTGGAGGAGTATTCACAGG GTACGACGCGGTAATGGATAGATGGGATTTGATAATCAACTGGGGGAGTCTAGATGGTGTTAGACGACCGATTGATGTCCGAATAAAGAATGTGAGAGCTCGTATTCTCGAAGACGAGGCATGGGTCACCTTGGACACTTACACGAACTGGAACTTTGTGACGTTCCGCGAGACCAATGTGTATGAGTTCCACAACGGCCAGAGGTTCATCGTTCATCATTCATCAATCATCTCATCTCAGTAA
- the LOC122036392 gene encoding mitogen-activated protein kinase kinase kinase 7-like translates to MEQFRLAGEALGSIKALMVFQDETSVNQRQCILLVDAFDLAFRSVAQEMRIRLRFDEKLTKWKALEHPLRELHRIFREGEQYVRQCLEPRDWWGKAMALNQNTECIDVHLHDLLWCLFVVIEAIENVGEITGTDHEDLNKKKLVLSKKYEREWMDPKLFQLKFGKLYLASQDLCSRIDAAWKEDRWMLSETIAEKRRPGSSKPLSKHESRLADVLVSPKGKLFPCSVLTGSSDYQLRRKFGPANSYKEVQWLGESFAVKHVIREIEPLMPEIALLSSISHPNVVHYLYSFADEEKKECFVVMELMSKDLSTYTKEVSSARRKPPFALLVAVDTMIQIARGMEYLHSKNIYHGELNPSNILVRPRIASPDGNLHVKVSGFGLAPIKNFKSSSNQVSAVNPCTWYAPEVLLEMERSGGDGIGISKCTDKADVYSFAMISFELLTGKVPFEDNRLQGDKTSKNIRVGERPLFPFPLPKYLTDLTRRCWHTDPSQRPSFSSICRILRYTKRFLIMNPDHSQPNAPVPPMDYYDIEMSLSRRFVNSGVSEIPFQMYAYRVIEREKLTSHFRERNSDSGSEGTASLCSDESAGSAPLDSVKSAPFACETNRTPTRRTNGMFNKLQGQQQQRARSLMQSQLASPRRSLRSNSEKVQKTLMSSRRRMAGHAYVSDSELT, encoded by the exons ATGGAGCAGTTCCGGCTGGCCGGAGAAGCTCTGGGCAGCATCAAGGCGTTGATGGTGTTCCAGGACGAGACCAGCGTCAACCAACGCCAGTGCATCCTTCTCGTCGACGCCTTCGACCTCGCCTTCCGGAGCGTGGCGCAGGAGATGCGGATCCGCCTGAGGTTCGACGAGAAGCTCACCAAGTGGAAGGCCCTCGAGCACCCTCTCCGCGAGCTCCACCGGATATTCCGGGAGGGGGAGCAGTACGTCCGGCAATGCCTGGAGCCGAGAGACTGGTGGGGGAAGGCCATGGCCCTAAACCAGAACACCGAATGCATAGACGTCCACCTCCACGACCTCCTCTGGTGCCTCTTCGTGGTCATCGAAGCCATCGAGAACGTCGGCGAGATCACCGGCACCGACCATGAAGACCTCAACAAGAAGAAGCTGGTGCTCTCCAAAAAGTACGAAAGGGAATGGATGGACCCGAAACTCTTCCAGCTCAAGTTCGGGAAGCTCTACTTGGCTTCTCAAGATCTATGCAGTAGAATCGATGCAGCATGGAAGGAAGATCGATGGATGCTATCAGAAACCATAGCCGAGAAGAGAAGGCCAGGGTCGTCCAAGCCCTTGTCGAAGCACGAAAGCCGGCTCGCCGACGTCCTCGTCTCGCCGAAAGGGAAGCTCTTTCCTTGCTCGGTGCTCACCGGATCGAGCGACTACCAATTGAGGAGGAAGTTTGGCCCTGCAAACAGCTACAAGGAAGTGCAGTGGCTGGGGGAGAGCTTTGCAGTGAAGCATGTCATCCGGGAGATTGAGCCGTTGATGCCCGAGATTGCTCTCCTGTCTTCGATCTCGCACCCGAATGTGGTGCACTACTTGTACTCCTTCGCCgacgaggagaagaaggagtgcTTCGTGGTGATGGAGCTGATGAGCAAGGATCTCTCGACCTACACGAAAGAAGTTAGCTCCGCGCGACGGAAGCCCCCCTTCGCCTTGTTGGTGGCAGTCGATACGATGATTCAGATTGCGAGAGGAATGGAGTATCTTCACTCGAAGAACATCTACCATGGCGAGCTGAACCCCTCGAACATATTGGTCAGGCCGAGGATTGCTTCGCCGGATGGAAATTTGCATGTCAAGGTTTCTGGTTTCGGGTTGGCGCCTATAAAGAATTTCAAATCTTCATCCAATCAAGTGAGCGCGGTGAACCCATGCACTTGGTATGCCCCGGAAGTTCTGTTAGAGATGGAGAGGTCCGGCGGCGATGGCATTGGCATCTCCAAGTGCACCGACAAGGCCGATGTGTACAGCTTCGCGATGATTAGCTTCGAGCTATTGACAGGGAAAGTTCCCTTCGAAGACAATCGTCTACAAGGAGACAAGACGAGCAAGAACATAAGAGTCGGGGAGAGACCCCTGTTTCCTTTTCCACTCCCCAAGTACCTGACCGACCTAACAAGGAGGTGTTGGCACACTGATCCGTCTCAACGACCAAGCTTCTCTTCCATTTGTAGGATTCTCCGGTACACGAAACGGTTCTTGATCATGAACCCGGACCACAGCCAGCCGAACGCACCGGTGCCTCCCATGGACTACTACGACATCGAGATGAGTCTGTCGCGGAGATTTGTGAATTCGGGTGTCTCCGAAATCCCCTTTCAGATGTATGCCTACCGGGTTATCGAAAGGGAGAAACTCACCTCCCATTTTCGGGAGAGGAACTCAGATTCAGGGAGTGAAGGAACTGCCTCATTGTGCAGTGATGAGAGCGCCGGTTCTGCTCCTTTGGACTCGGTTAAATCCGCACCCTTCGCTTGTGAAACTAACAGGACTCCAACAAGGAGAACCAATGGCATGTTCAATAAGCTACAAG GCCAGCAGCAACAGAGAGCGAGGTCCTTGATGCAGTCGCAACTCGCATCGCCACGGCGGAGTCTGAGGTCGAACTCTGAGAAAGTGCAGAAAACTCTGATGAGCTCAAGGAGGAGGATGGCCGGGCATGCTTATGTTTCTGATTCAGAGCTGACATGA